A region of bacterium DNA encodes the following proteins:
- a CDS encoding tryptophan 7-halogenase, with translation MGGGTAGWLTASLLRRHLGGDRHDITLVESPGVPTIGVGEASVPTLVRALRALGIDERSWLEACDATFKLAIRFDGWTVDSSPVGFWHPFGRIGGAIDEVDFFHHWVRQRADSGEARRFTDFSLQVALCEAGRGPMPPRGGGGGGPAPPPPGAPAPPSAPPPRARAAGGPPAPRGAPPP, from the coding sequence GTGGGCGGAGGGACGGCCGGCTGGCTGACCGCCAGCCTGCTTCGCCGTCACCTCGGCGGGGATCGGCACGACATCACGTTGGTCGAGTCTCCCGGCGTGCCCACGATCGGCGTCGGCGAAGCGTCCGTCCCGACGCTCGTCCGGGCCCTTCGTGCGTTGGGAATCGACGAGCGGAGCTGGCTCGAAGCCTGCGACGCGACGTTCAAACTGGCCATTCGCTTCGACGGGTGGACCGTGGATTCCTCGCCGGTGGGCTTCTGGCATCCCTTCGGCCGGATCGGCGGTGCGATCGACGAGGTCGACTTCTTCCACCACTGGGTCCGCCAGCGCGCCGATTCCGGGGAGGCCCGCCGCTTCACGGACTTCTCCCTGCAGGTGGCCCTCTGTGAGGCGGGGCGTGGGCCCATGCCCCCCCGGGGGGGGGGGGGGGGGGGCCCCGCCCCCCCCCCCCCAGGGGCCCCCGCCCCTCCCTCCGCCCCCCCGCCCCGCGCCCGGGCCGCGGGGGGCCCCCCCGCCCCCCGCGGGGCCCCCCCACCCG